A stretch of DNA from Triticum dicoccoides isolate Atlit2015 ecotype Zavitan chromosome 2A, WEW_v2.0, whole genome shotgun sequence:
aattgaagtgatgtggcatcattagtagagggttactgtagcttaattattcgggcgtcacagctatgcatcaccatgatcttgcgtgtgcgtaggaattttttttgaaattattacgttccccaacagcgccgcacacggctaagagattggcgTGGTCTTTTGTGTGctaccccctcccacatatatataggtgggagagaggggaggcagccaggaggcgccccaagggTGGCCGAATCccccttgggctcctgcccttggctgcccccctttccttgtttGTGCGCGGAAGGAAGGCACGGGGaagtggcgccccctccccctccccctttcctttctctcatgaggagggaaaggcgggaggggccaaccctccccctttccttcccctagggccggAGGCTAGGGAgatgggtgcaccagccccttgtgggctggtgtgttcccccctttggcccattaagcccatatagccTCCTGGGGCTcctggaacccctttcggtgatccGACGACTACTGGGTACCTCCcgaaactcttccgatgtccaaatattattgtcctatatatcgatctttacctccggattattccggagctcctcgtcatgtctgtgatctcatccgggactccaaacaacattcgttcaccaaatcacatgactcgtataatactatatcgtcaacgaatgttaagcgtgtggatcctacgggttcaagaactatgtagacatgaccgagacacctctccggtcaataaccagtagcgaaacctagatgcccatattgattcccacatattctatgaagatctttatcggtcgaaccattatgacaacatacgtgattccctttgtctgtcggtttgttacttgcccgagattccatcgtcggtatctccatacctagttcaatctcattactggcaagtctctttactcattccgtaatgcaacatctcgtaactaactccttagtcattttgcttgcaagctcattgtgatgttTATTgctgagagggtccagagatacctctccgatacacggagtgacaaatcctaatctcgatccatgccaactcaatagacacattcggagatacctgtagagtatctttatgatcacccagttacgttgcgatgtttgatagcacacaaggtattcctccggtatttgagagttgcatgatctcatagtcgaaggaatatgtatttgacattaagaaagcaatagcaataaactgaacgatgatatgctaagctaacggataggtcttgtccatcacatcattctcctaatgatgtgatctcgtcatcaagtgacaactcatgtctatggttaggaaaccttaaccattttttatcaacgagctagtctagtagaggctcactagggacacgatatttgtttatgtatccacatgtatttaagtttccggtcaatacaactctagcatgaataataaacctttatcatgattaaggaaatataataataactattttattattacctctagggctctagggcatatttccatcacgtAACATGGTCATCTCCGACAATGCCCGACTCAACTTAGACCGACTCGTCGAGAAGATTAAATTGAAGGCTAGACAATCGGCCTTAGCAGGCACAAGTAGGTTTATAAATTTCTTTTGGAAGCGAGCACATCCTCGATCGACGTAGGCGCTCGTGGTGCCTTAAGAGCAACTCTAGTAGATCCGCTAAAATCTCACCGCCCCTTATAATTCCGGGCGTTTTACAGGTTTTGCACATTTTCGGGCCCGAGCAGATCTGCTAAAAATGGCTTGCCCGTAAAAGAATATAGAGGGATCTCGTTAAAATCCTCCTCCACTGCTATATTTTCCGGATAGCGGTTAAAGTGCATCTGGAGTTCCCATCCTCCATATTCGGCGATGCTCTTTGGTCGCACACCAAGAGGTGTCGCGAGACGGGGGACGAGCTCCTTGCCGAGCAGCGCGTAGGGGTGGCCGGAGAAGAAGGCGTCGACGAGCGTCTCGCCGCCGCCAAGGAAGAGCATGCGTACGCCAATGCTCTCCGGAGGTCGGCGGAGGAGCTCTACCTCAGCGGCAAGCCATGAGCCGCCCACCCCTAGGTTTAGATTAGTTTGATCTATGTTTTTATGTTTAAATGTACGATGAACTCCCGTGGTGAACTTTTGTGGCACGAACATCGTTTTAAATTTACAGTGTCGTTTTTTAGCTGATCTATTCTGTCGTGTTGTGCGATCACTGCACGGGTCGAGCCACACAACACTAGTATCCATCGTTTACGGCTAGGACTACTGGGGTCTCTAATCACATTTGCTTCCCTAGTTTTCGTCTCTCTCGATGTCAGTGTCTGCCCAGTAGAGtgctttcgttgttggtgttctttCCGATCTCAAAGCATTTCACTACTCCATCGAAGATTCGCTCTGCCCCTACCGTACTTCAGCTTGGTGGTTTCCATCGCGTGTCCAGGTTTGACAGTGCAAATTCGTTTTAGAGGATCCCTCAAACGAACTTGACGGTACAGATTTttagctagagttgctctaagctgGAACCCTGCCGTGTCGGCCTCACCCCCACACGGCGCTGCCGCTGCTGCGCCTATCACCACTTCACCAGGGCTCCTAGTCCTATATATCCATCCCGCTGCCCCCCTTCTCGTCGTCGTCTCACTCTCACCAGGCAGCAGATCGAGCCCTGCCCTGCGCAGCGAGGGAAAGAGACACACACAGCACAGCGCCACCAGGCAAGTAGGAGTAAAAGGCAAAAGCACGGCACGTTAAAAGGGGAggccggaccggaccggaccggagccaagccgcagccgcagcagaggagagagagagagagagagagagagagagagagagagagagcggcatATATGGCGATGCCCTTTGCCTCCCTGTCGCCGGCAGCCGACCACCACCGCTCCTCCCCCATCTTCCCCTTCTGCCGCTCCTCCCCTCTCTACTCGTAAGCCCGCCGGCCAGCTCCCTCTTTTCTTTCTTTGTATCAACTTCTATCTGTAGCTCGAGGTGTTAGCTAATGCGGTGACCGGCTccggcgtgtttgtgtgtgtgtgtgtgcagggcaggggaggaggcggcgcagcagcagcagcagcagcagcacgcgaTGAGCGGCGCGAGGTGGGCGGCGGCGAGGCCGGCGACCTTCACGGCGGCGCAGTACGAGGAGCTGGAGCAGCAGGCGCTCATCTACAAgtacctcgtcgccggcgtgcccgTCCCGCCGGATCTCCTCCTCCCCATCCGCCGGGGCTTCGACTCCCTCGCCTCGCGCTTCTACCACCACCACGCCCGTACGTGCCCCCCCATAGATTCCTCCTCCTCCTACCACCTTCTATCTACACGCTTTTGCATTCCCCCGTGCGATTTGCTCGGCTTGTTTATTGGGATCGAGAGATTTCAGGTGTACTCGACCTCCTAGCTCGTCTCTTTGTTAATTGCTCCGGTCATTTGTTAATCCTGCCCCGGATTTGGTCGCGCAAAGGTCTCATTATTCTAATCCAAGAAGCCCCGTGCCCTGTTCAAGATTTGCTCCTACCACCTACTCCTACTACCATCTAGCATCTCCTGTCTTCTTGGTGGGTCTTTTAATTTATTTGGATTCAAGAAGCCTCATCCTCATGTGGGTTTGATTTGATTAGATGGCACTAGGCTTGCTTGGCCCAGGCTAAGAACGAAGCGAAAAGTAGAGGAGGTGGGTTGGGTTAGTAGTTTATTGGTGCTTCCTTGTCATGGGGGTTATTCCTGTCTGGTTGTTGGGAGCCTTACCCACGCATTCACTCGCTCACTGCCGTGGCTGGTCCTGCCACGGGCGATTTCAGCGATCCACCCTCACATGGACTCCCGAGAAAAAAGATCAATAATCAAGCGCTGCACTGTAGATCGCGCGCACTTCCTCCTTTCCCCGGAAATAATTTCACATATACCTCGTTCCTTCCGGCGGGGTAAATGAATGATTGGTTGGATGGACAGATAGATCCAGGACGGCCGACCGCGACGGCTCTCGTGCTGCACGCCGTCTCCGTCCGGCCGGCGGCGCGATTTGATCTTGCGTCCGGATGAGCACCGACACAGACGTACGTGCAGATGTATGGAGCATCGTCACATCATTGTTGACCTGGGTTTTCTTAATTTGCTTGCAGTTGGGTACGGGTCCTACTTCGGGAAGAAGCTGGATCCGGAGCCGGGGCGGTGCCGGCGGACGGACGGCAAGAAGTGGCGGTGCTCCAAGGAGGCCGCCCAGGACTCCAAGTACTGCGAGCGCCACATGCACCGCGGCCGCAACCGTTCAAGAAAGCCTGTGGAAACGCAGCTCGTCTCCCACTCCCAGCAGCTGCAGCAGCAGGCCCCCGCCGCCGCGTTCCACGGCCACTCGCCGTACCCGGCGATCGCCACTGGCGCCGGCGCGCCCGGCTCCTTCGCCCTGGGGTCTACTGCTCAGCTGCACATGGATAATGCTGCTGCGCCTTACGCGACCGCTGGCGCCGCCGGGAACAAAGATTTCAGGTGATCTCCATTAACCTTCTCTGCATGCTCTGCCGTCGTGCTGATCACCTGCCGTTTTTATCTTCTGCATGCTCTGCTGCCGTGCCGATTAGTTTTTCTTTACCTAGTGGTTGGTGTCAGGGCCGATAACATGTGATGTTCCCATTTTTGTGCTTGATTGCATCAGTAGACAGGCAGAGCCTGTGTTGATCAGACTAGCACTAGTGCTCTTCTGACACCGTTAGTAGCATGATCTGTGCTTGCTTAGGTAATTGCTTTGCAGTATCTGGCCATGCTTTGTGGGGCAGATTTTAGCCTGAGAAGATTGCGAAACAGAGTGGTGCTCTGCTCTGATGCAAGTTCAGAGCAGAGCGTTCTTCTAAACTAGATTCACACGCATACTCTGCGTGCAACAGATGAAACTGTATCTGCGTTTTATGTTCAGACCTAGCCCCTGCTGCTTGCTGCTTATCTTTTATTCTGCTGACCCATGTTTGTTTTCCATGTTTGGGGCTGGGCTAGAAAATAATGTCAGTTCTGCTGCAGCAAAACTTACCAGTTCCTGCCTTTCCCTACACCTGAAACCATCTGAAAAGGCTAGCATGATTATGGAAGCCCATGACCTTttgcccatccatccatccatcctcgAGCTTTTATTTCTGGGGTTTGCTTCATCAGAACTTTGTGATGAGTTACCAGCAGTGTCCCTTTACCGAAGCCCTGTCATTGTAGTAGTAGGGTTACCTACCTGCGGGGCAGCCAACACATGCATGATGCTGCGTTGCTGCCAATCATGTTTGCTTAGATGTCTGGCTTCCTACTTTTGTTTTTCTCCTGTCAGGAGCTCCTGCTTTAAAAATGTGCAGCAACAATTGCTCGTATAGTAGCATGTCCCTTTTGTTTTGTCTAGTAGCCAAGAAATGGGTTCCACGTTTAGAGATAACGTGAAGCCTACTGTATACATATCCTAGATCATTGCTGTCCAATAAGTTTCAGCAATAGAACTTCAGTACAGTGAGgagatgtttgcatttgttattaaTCACTATGCTGCAAATCTGACTCGTGCAATTCAGGTATTCTGCCTATGGGTTTAGGACTTCGGCGATGGAGGACCACAACCAGTTCATCAGTGCGGCCATGGACACCGCCATGGACAACTACTCATGGCGCCTGCTGCCGGCCCAGAACTCGTCCTTCTCACTCTCGAGCTACCCCATGCTGAGCACCCTGAGCGACCTGGACCAGAGCGCGATCTGCTCGCTGGCCAAGACGGAGAGGGAGCCGCTGTCCTTCTTCGGCGTGGGCGGCGGCTTCGACGACGACGAGTCGGCGGTGAAGCAGGAGAACCAGACGCTGCGGCCCTTCTTCGACGAGTGGCCCAAGGACAGGGACTCGTGGCCGGAGCTGCAGGACCATGACTCCAACCACAACAATGAGGCCTTCTCGGCCACCAAGCTGTCCATCTCCATCCCGGTGACCAGCTCCGATTTCTCCACCACCGCCGGCTCCCGCTCGCCCCACGGTATATACTCCCGGTGAAGGTGAACGGCGTTGGCCGGCCTGATCTCTGCTGATTTGCCGAAGCTCTCTGGTAGTCTGGTCCACGACGGACGTCCTCAAATCATCACAGATGAGTGAACCGAACCGACGACCCGGTCGAATGTGTCTGTGAGCTGACCGCCGCTTTGTTTGCTTGCTTGCTCATTTTGTATGGATGCTGCCTTAACTATCATCGTCGTGCAGCACGAACAAAACACTACTTCGTTAATTTTCTTTCTTCAATTTCACAACGTTTTGCTTGATATCCTGGGTTTTGATTTGCCATGTGTCGGCCGGAACTGTACGAAGTTATCTATAGCCTCGATGGTCGTGCACGACATCGTTGACTTTTCCCTCACATGTTTTTGAAATAATCTTCAGTTTTGCTATATCTCAGGTGCGTGGAAATTTTATTCGCAAAGTCACATATTCTAGTCCATCCCGATCTCGCAGGAGAAGATGGACCTCGCCGGAGAAAACCATGGCCCCACCATCTATCTTAGTGGGAAGCCAGGGTCTCACTAGGGCGGATTCACTACCccgttatctatcttaggggtggggGTGCAGGGGATCTATCGAAGATTTTCTCCGGTGGTGCAGGGCTTAGAGGGGTGGCCGGNNNNNNNNNNNNNNNNNNNNNNNNNNNNNNNNNNNNNNNNNNNNNNNNNNNNNNNNNNNNNNNNNNNNNNNNNNNNNNNNNNNNNNNNNNNNNNNNNNNNNNNNNNNNNNNNNNNNNNNNNNNNNNNNNNNNNNNNNNNNNNNNNNNNNNNNNNNAAGATGGGGACGGAGAAGATGGACAGTCTGCGGCATGATGGAGGCCAAAGTCAGGAAATAAAATGACTGATGAAAACGTTATTTCGGGCACCTGATAAATAGACGGTCCAGTAATCTTCCCTTTTTGGCTCCCAATGTAGTGTCAATTCTTTGCGTAAATCTGCGAACTAATTATAGATGCGCTGCTCTTCTTTTACTTGATGTGTTAATACTTGTTCCTTGGGTCACATGGCTGGGTAGAGCTCAGAGGTGTTTTTGCTTTGAGGTGGGGCGGCGGCAAGCCCTGATCCGGGCATAGCTTCCGGCGCAATCCTCCGACGAGCATCCTCCTCCTTTTGATGATGGGCAAGTTACGGGAGCATTCGAGGCATAGATGGCCATTCCTCTTTCCCCTTTTCGACTTGCTTTGGCGTGTTGAGATGAGACGCAAGGGGGCACGGTTCGCCTCCCCTGGTCAAGAATCAAGATGCATGGGCACCGATGATTTGCTTGAGGAGGAGGAGAAAGTGCGATGACGCGAGATGCTGGATCTGCCCGCGCAAAGGCCAAGCTTCCGGAGTTGGTGGAGGAACAGGCTGTAAACCCTTGAGCGTGGGGCCGTGGCTGCACTTCCGTCCGTGTTGCCGCTCTGGGAAGCAGGCGGCTCGGCGGTACCGTTTTTAGTCCGTCCTGGTGCAGGGTACCTGAAGAGGTGCCTACTATACGTCAGTGGTGTGCCGGCAATTCTCTCGTGTGGTTTGGCACGCAGATGGATCGGGTTTCAGGGTGGGTGTGCTCTCTTTTCTTTGCTTCTGGTGTAGGACGAGTGGACGGGACGACGGGACGAGGGTGCATCATGCGACGGAAAGCGAAGGCTTATCCGTCCATGGGCAGTGGACGGATCATGGACGGGGACGGGGGACGTGCGCGCGTGTCTAGACCGGTCGGTGGGCATGGCCGTGCGTCGTACGTGCGTGGTGCAACCGGTTTCGCAACACCCGGCAGGGCCGACGACGGGCATGTGCGCCCAGGCGAGTGCGCGCCGCGATCACGCAAACTCCTTCTCTTCCTGCGATCGAGTTAGGTCGTAGTAGGAGCAGGACGGACGTGGTAATCGTTGCGAGTTGCGTTGGTCCCCTGGCCCCGATGGATCGGAGTTCGGACGGGGCGCGCTGTGCTATCCATCCATGTGTCCACGTACTAGTATCTAGCTAGTGCCCCGTGCTATTGTGCTAGCAACCTGAATTGATTGATCTTGATTCATAAAGGCATCACATCTTTTTGTTGCTACATTATGAAAGCTATTGACACTACTTTTACTCAGACGAGTATCTAGTCTGCTTTTCTTGTTCCAGCAGTTGTCATTAATTGCAAATGCATCACTTCTTGATTGCCCCTCATTGTAATCTCTGAAAAGGTAGGAGCACAAACAAAAGGCCTTATGCTCCCTGTCACTATACTCAAGCAAATGACCATATTCATCAAACCAAATCTAGTTTAAATCTCTGTTGAGTATCTCCAATCTCCCTCTACGGGTACTAAAAATTAAGTGGTGGCATGTAACGTCCCCTCGTTAAATATTGGAGCCTAAT
This window harbors:
- the LOC119356292 gene encoding growth-regulating factor 3-like, coding for MAMPFASLSPAADHHRSSPIFPFCRSSPLYSAGEEAAQQQQQQQHAMSGARWAAARPATFTAAQYEELEQQALIYKYLVAGVPVPPDLLLPIRRGFDSLASRFYHHHALGYGSYFGKKLDPEPGRCRRTDGKKWRCSKEAAQDSKYCERHMHRGRNRSRKPVETQLVSHSQQLQQQAPAAAFHGHSPYPAIATGAGAPGSFALGSTAQLHMDNAAAPYATAGAAGNKDFRYSAYGFRTSAMEDHNQFISAAMDTAMDNYSWRLLPAQNSSFSLSSYPMLSTLSDLDQSAICSLAKTEREPLSFFGVGGGFDDDESAVKQENQTLRPFFDEWPKDRDSWPELQDHDSNHNNEAFSATKLSISIPVTSSDFSTTAGSRSPHGIYSR